Sequence from the Microbacterium dextranolyticum genome:
CCGAGATGATGATGCCCACCACGAACGAGATGCGCAGCCGCATGTCGAAGGGGCCGGTGACGGTCTGGTACATGAGACCGACCTTGTCCTCCATCCCGCGCTGCGCAGCGACGACACGGATGGGCTCGGTCATCGCCCAAATGATCCAGTCGGTCAGGAAATACGCCACCACCATGCCCACGACAAGGGCGATGAGAGCGATCACGATGCGCTTGCGCAGCTCCCCGAGGTGCTGTGCGAGCGACATCCTCTTGTCGCCGCGCGGAGAATCGTCCGTTCCGAGCGGCGGGTGCTCCGCCGTGGCCACCGACGGATCAGGAAGCGGAATCGGGGGTGCGCGGCGTGGCATCCGCCGGTGCACCGGCAACAGGCGTCTGCGGCGCGGCCGTGTTCTGCACGGTCGGTGCCGCGGGCGTCGCCGGCGCGTCTGCGGCCGTCGAGGCCGCGGGAGCGTCGTCGTCCTTCATCGCCTTCATCTCACCCTTGAAGATCCGGGCGGACTGACCCATGCTCTTGGCCAGCGCGGGGAGCTTCGCCGCACCGAAGAGGAGCAGGATCACGATCAGAAGGATCCACAGATGCGGTCCGGTCAGCAGGTTGCTCGGCATTTCGTTCCCTTGTTCGCAAGCCTCTGCCCAGTGTAACCGCCGCTCCCGCCGATCGGCTGGCAGCGCCGCGGAACCGGACGGGAGGACGCCCGACCTCGTGCGACGTTCAGCGGTACTGCTCGAGACCGGCCTGTGCCCACGCCGCAGTCGCCTCGCGCGCATCGGTCGGGCCGAGGATCTCGAGCTCTCCACCGAGACGAGCGGCGAGGCGCTTGAGGCTGCGCGCGTCGCCGAGACGGATGGAGGCGATGCGCAGGCCGTCGTGGGCATCGCGTTCGTCGACGACGAAGTCGGCGAGGAGCGGAGAGATGGTGTGGCGGTAGCGCACCTGTACCTCCACATCGCCGTCGCCCGGCTCGAAGAGATCCGGCACGGCGTCGGCTCCGTGCGTCGTGGGGATGTCGGTCACCCGCACATCCGAGACTCGGTCGAGGTGGAACGTGCGAACCGCCTCGCGCAGGTGGCACCAGCCCTGCAGATACCACTGACCTCCCGCGATGTGCACCTTGACGGGATCGACGGTGCGCGTGGTCGCGGGCGCGTCCGGCGCCTGGTACCCGAACGAGACGGCGACACCGCGGCGCAACGCCTCGGCGACGGCGGCGCGCACGTCATCCACGCGCTCGGGCGCGACGATCACATCCGCCGGCGCTCCGGACGTGCCCCGGGCGAGTTTGGCCAGCAGCCCCTGGACGACGCCGCTGTCGCCGACGCCGGGGAGCGAGGCCGCGAGCTGCAGTCCGGCGAGGAGCGCGGCAGCCTCGCGTGCGGTCAGCCGCGGCGTCCGCTCGAGGCCGACCGCATTGGTGATCACGATGAGATCCTGCTGATCCAGAAGATCCCAGTCGATGTCGAACAGGTCGTTCGCCATCTGCCAGAACCCGCCTTCGCCGGGCAGGCCGATGACCGTGAGCTTCTCGACCATGGCGCGCATCTGCTCGGGGGTGACCTCGAAGTCCTCCGCCGCGTCGACGAGAGACACCTCCCCCTTGCCGATGAGGTAGGGCACGAGCTGCAGGATCAGTGCCGCTCGGTCGGTGGCGAGGAGTGGTCGCGCGCTCACGCGGCACCTCCGTGTGCGTCGAGGACCCGACGCAGGCGCGCGACCACCTCGTCGCGGAGCGCCTCGGGCTCGAGGACCCGCACCTCCGGACCATAGGAGGCGAGTTCGTCGGCGAGGATGTGGACATCGACGTACGGCACGCGGATGCCGCGATCCGCCGCCCGCGCTCGGCGCGCCAGACGCAACGCCGCCTCGGTCCCCGGCATCACCTCGAGAAGGGCGCTCTGCTGAGCGGCGACGTCCGCCAGACCGGCCAGTGCCCGCTCCCCCGCTCCCTCCCGCTCGGACAGGTCGAAGGTCGCCCTCGTGATCTCCACCTCGGAGGAGATACGCGAGAGGAGGAACGTCCGGTGAGCGTCACGATCGAGATCGAACCCGTACACGTGCCATCGCGCTTCGTACTCCAGCAGCGCCAGCGGGCGCAGGCGTCGGCGCCGCGGGGCATCCTCGCCCGGCTTCATATACGCGAAGGAGACGACCCGCCCCTGCTCGATCGCGCGCTGCAACGGAGCGAACGCCGCCTCGCGCAGGTTGATCCGGGGCGAGTACCCGATGATCGGCGCATCGACGTCGTTCCCGAGCGCGCGGATCTTGCGCAGACCGCTCCGCGCCTCCGCGGACATCGAGCTCTCGCTCCACACGCCGCCGGCGAGGTTCAGCACCGCCAGTTCGGCGGGGGTGAAATCGATGTCGGCCGGTAGCTCGTATTCCGCCGTGGGGATGCGATACCGCGCCTCGCGCAGATCATCCGGATCGGCGTGGTCGCCGATGGTCTCGATCTGGATCGACAGTCCGCGCAGCGTCTGCTTGTCGCGCTCGAACATCTTCTCGAGTGCATCCTTGCTCGCACCGGCCGTGGTCTGTTCGCGGTACCCGGCGACGGACGAGAGGATCGTGTCCTTCGTCAGCCCCTGCTCGGTGGCCATGAGTGCGACCACGAGGTTGACCAGACGCTCTTCGGGCGCGGTGCGCGGGGACTCGGTAACCACCCGCCCATCCTAGGACGAGGGTGCGGTGCCGGCTCCGCGCCAGGTCAGCGCGCCGACGACGCCGGGTCGATTCCGAGGATGTCGACGACGTAGACGGTGGCAGAGCCCGAGCCCGCAGCCGCCGGCACGACGACCAGCAGCTGGGAACCCACGGTCGCGCCCTGCAGCTGCGCGGCGAAGCCGAGTCGGCTGTCGGGGGTGACAGCCACCGAAGCGCCGCTCTCCCACGTGGAATCGGTGACCTTTCGGGTCTTCCAGTCGACGGCGGTGTAGTGGACGCGCGCGGCGTCGGACGAACCGATCGCCGGGCCGTCGCCCTTCTTCAGCAGCTCTACGGCCACGTCCGTCGGAGCGGCCGAGTCGGGCACGATCACGCCGGGCCGCCCGTCGGGCGCGAGGACGACCGACGGCATGCCGCGCCGGTCGTTGTACTGCGATGCGCCGTCGGCGGCGGCGCGGTACACGTGGGCGAGGTCGATCGTGAAGACGAGGGACTGCCCCGGCGAGACCCCGAGGCCCTGCGCGGTCTGATCCGGCAGGCCGGTGCTCGGAATCGCCCCCACGATGCGGGAGCCCTCGGTGGCGCACATCATCAGTGCGCCCAGTCCCGGGATCCGACTGTCCCACGAGCCCACCGAGAGCGGCTGCGTGGCGGCGGATCCGAGGCTCTGACCGGTGGCACCGTTCACGACCGAGATCGAGAACTGCACGTCCTGACCGGTGCTGGTCACGCGCATCCCGTCGCCGACCGTCTCGTCGTGGAACGTGGGCTGCTCGACGTAGACCGGCGACTCGATGTTCAGGGTCGGCTGTCCGAACGATCCGGACACATGCGCGAAGTCGAGCACCGTGGCATCCGAGGTCACACGCTCGCACGATGCGGCGGATGAGCCGGCAGGCGCCGACGAGCATGCGGCGAGGGTCAGGGCCGACAGGCCCAGGACGGCGAGGACAGCAGGGACGCGATGCACCGGATCAGTCTACGTCGCCGGTCGCGTCTGCCTCGTCGCTCGTGACGGCATCCGCGGTGTCGCCGGCGGCGATGCGCGCTCCGCTCACGGCGCGCTGCGCTTCGCGCACTCGTTTGCGGAGGTTCTTGTCGGTGATCTCCCGATCGCCGACCGCACCCGGAGTCCAGATCTCGACGTCGTCGTCCGCGTAGCTCGGCTTCTTCAGGGCGCGCTTGCGCACGTCGGGAGGCATGGCCCCCGGCGCGAGGCGCCGCGCCGTCACGAGGAATCCCGTGTGCGCGACCATGCGGTGATCGGGCCGCACCGCAAGTCCCTCGACATGCCAGCCGCGCACCATCGTCTCGTTGGCCTCGGGCTCGGCGAACAGCCCGGTGCCTCGGACGTACTCCGCCACGCGGCTCAGCTGGGTCGCGGTGGCGACGTAGCAGATCACCACGCCGCCGGGCGTGAGGACGTCGGCGACGGCATCGATGCACTCCCACGGTGCCAGCATGTCGAGCACGACCCGATCGACCGACGCGGGCGCAACCTGCCCCGGAAGCTCTTCGACCAGGTCGCCGACGACGACCGTCCAGTTCTCCGGCTCGTGCCCGAGGAACGTCTCGACGTTCGCGCGCGCCACGTCGGCGAATTCCTCGCGGCGTTCGAACGAATGGAGGCGCCCGGCCGGACCGATCGCACGCAGCAGCCAGAGGGCGAGCGCCCCGGAGCCGACACCGGCTTCGACGACGGTCGCGCCGGGGAAGATGTCGGCGGATGCCACGATCTGCGCCGCATCCTTGGGGTAGACGATCGCCGCGCCGCGGGGCATCGACATCACGAAGTCCCGCAGCAGCGGACGCAGCGCCAGGTACTCGTGTCCGCCGGAGTTCGTCACGACGGATCCGTCGGGCTTGCCGATGATCTCGGTGTGCCGCAGGACCCCGTGGTGCGTGTGCAGTTCCCCGTTCTCGCGCAGGGTGACGGTGTGCAGGCGCCCCTTCGGGCCGGTGAGCTGGACGCGATCGCCGAGGCGGAACGGCCCGCTGGGCCGCAGGTCGGTGGTCATCGGGAGCCTTTCGTGCCGTGCGTCGCGAAGACCTCGGCGATGTCGGAGGGGGTGCGGCCGGCGAGCGTCGGCCAGAGCTGGTGGGCGCCGGAGTCGGTGAGCGGCACCATGAGCGGAACACCGATCGTGGTGACACCGGCGGCGACCGCCGCCCGCACCCCGGTCGGCGAGTCTTCGATCGCGACGGCGCGCGCGGGGTCGACGCCCAGCGCGGCACACGCCTGCAGATAGGCGTCGGGGAACGGCTTCGGGCGGGCGACATCATCGCCGGCGACGATGTGCGCGAAGGTGCCGACCGGAAGCGCGGCGACCACGGCGCGCGCCATGTCGCGCAACGACATGGTGACCAGGGCGCAGGGGATCTGCGCGGCGACCAGGTCGGCGAGCATCTCGGCGGCCCCGGGACGCAACGGCAGAGGACCCGCGCTCAGGTCGCGCGTGACCTGAGCAGAAAGATGCGCGACGATCTCTCCGGCAGCCATGCGCACGCCGGCGGCCTGCAGGATGCCCGCAGAGGTCTCGAGACCCTGCCCGACGAGGGTGAGTGCCTGCTCGTGCGTCCAGGTGCCGCCGTGCGCCTCGACGAGTGCCGTCTCGGCCGCCATCCAGTACGGTTCGGTGTCGACGAGCGTGCCGTCCATGTCCCAGAGGATGGCGTCGGGAACGGCCTGGGCCACCGCGTCGGTGCGGGCCGCCGACTCCGTACGGGCATGGTCGGCAGGCGCTGTGGTCATCGCTCCATGCTAGGGCGTCGTCTGCCCGCGACCCTCGGCCGACGCGTATCGTGGGGGGAACGGTTCACGGACGGTGAGGAGCGGTGTGGACGAACTGGGTCGGCGCGTACTGGTGGTCGCTTTCGACGGATGGAACGACGCCGGGGAGGCCGCCTCGGCCGCCGTGTCGCACATCCGCGAATCCGGCGCGTATCGCGAGGCCTTCGGCGTCGACCCCGAGCTGTACTTCGACTACCAGTACACACGCCCCCAGGTGCGCCTCGAAGCCGACGGCTCACGGCGACTCGTCTGGCCCGATGCGACCCTGTGGAGGCCGCTGCATCCCGCGCCGGCCGTGGGCGTCGGGGACGACACGACGGAGGGCACGCGCCTCTGGCTGCTGTCGGGGTTCGAGCCTGCTCGCGCCTGGCAGGCCTTCGTCGCGGAGCTCATAGACGCGGCGCTGCGCGAAGACATCACCGGCATCGTGGCGCTCGGATCGATGATGTCGGATGTCCCGCACACGCGCCCGATCTCGGTGTTCGCGGGCAGCGAGAACGACGCCCTGCGCGCCGCACTCGACCTCGAGAAGCCCACGTACGAGGGGCCGGCGGGGATTCTGACCG
This genomic interval carries:
- the tatA gene encoding Sec-independent protein translocase subunit TatA; translation: MPSNLLTGPHLWILLIVILLLFGAAKLPALAKSMGQSARIFKGEMKAMKDDDAPAASTAADAPATPAAPTVQNTAAPQTPVAGAPADATPRTPDSAS
- a CDS encoding helix-turn-helix transcriptional regulator, with translation MSARPLLATDRAALILQLVPYLIGKGEVSLVDAAEDFEVTPEQMRAMVEKLTVIGLPGEGGFWQMANDLFDIDWDLLDQQDLIVITNAVGLERTPRLTAREAAALLAGLQLAASLPGVGDSGVVQGLLAKLARGTSGAPADVIVAPERVDDVRAAVAEALRRGVAVSFGYQAPDAPATTRTVDPVKVHIAGGQWYLQGWCHLREAVRTFHLDRVSDVRVTDIPTTHGADAVPDLFEPGDGDVEVQVRYRHTISPLLADFVVDERDAHDGLRIASIRLGDARSLKRLAARLGGELEILGPTDAREATAAWAQAGLEQYR
- a CDS encoding helix-turn-helix transcriptional regulator, producing the protein MVTESPRTAPEERLVNLVVALMATEQGLTKDTILSSVAGYREQTTAGASKDALEKMFERDKQTLRGLSIQIETIGDHADPDDLREARYRIPTAEYELPADIDFTPAELAVLNLAGGVWSESSMSAEARSGLRKIRALGNDVDAPIIGYSPRINLREAAFAPLQRAIEQGRVVSFAYMKPGEDAPRRRRLRPLALLEYEARWHVYGFDLDRDAHRTFLLSRISSEVEITRATFDLSEREGAGERALAGLADVAAQQSALLEVMPGTEAALRLARRARAADRGIRVPYVDVHILADELASYGPEVRVLEPEALRDEVVARLRRVLDAHGGAA
- a CDS encoding FKBP-type peptidyl-prolyl cis-trans isomerase → MHRVPAVLAVLGLSALTLAACSSAPAGSSAASCERVTSDATVLDFAHVSGSFGQPTLNIESPVYVEQPTFHDETVGDGMRVTSTGQDVQFSISVVNGATGQSLGSAATQPLSVGSWDSRIPGLGALMMCATEGSRIVGAIPSTGLPDQTAQGLGVSPGQSLVFTIDLAHVYRAAADGASQYNDRRGMPSVVLAPDGRPGVIVPDSAAPTDVAVELLKKGDGPAIGSSDAARVHYTAVDWKTRKVTDSTWESGASVAVTPDSRLGFAAQLQGATVGSQLLVVVPAAAGSGSATVYVVDILGIDPASSAR
- a CDS encoding tRNA (adenine-N1)-methyltransferase, which encodes MTTDLRPSGPFRLGDRVQLTGPKGRLHTVTLRENGELHTHHGVLRHTEIIGKPDGSVVTNSGGHEYLALRPLLRDFVMSMPRGAAIVYPKDAAQIVASADIFPGATVVEAGVGSGALALWLLRAIGPAGRLHSFERREEFADVARANVETFLGHEPENWTVVVGDLVEELPGQVAPASVDRVVLDMLAPWECIDAVADVLTPGGVVICYVATATQLSRVAEYVRGTGLFAEPEANETMVRGWHVEGLAVRPDHRMVAHTGFLVTARRLAPGAMPPDVRKRALKKPSYADDDVEIWTPGAVGDREITDKNLRKRVREAQRAVSGARIAAGDTADAVTSDEADATGDVD
- a CDS encoding HAD family hydrolase, translated to MTTAPADHARTESAARTDAVAQAVPDAILWDMDGTLVDTEPYWMAAETALVEAHGGTWTHEQALTLVGQGLETSAGILQAAGVRMAAGEIVAHLSAQVTRDLSAGPLPLRPGAAEMLADLVAAQIPCALVTMSLRDMARAVVAALPVGTFAHIVAGDDVARPKPFPDAYLQACAALGVDPARAVAIEDSPTGVRAAVAAGVTTIGVPLMVPLTDSGAHQLWPTLAGRTPSDIAEVFATHGTKGSR
- a CDS encoding proteasome assembly chaperone family protein, coding for MDELGRRVLVVAFDGWNDAGEAASAAVSHIRESGAYREAFGVDPELYFDYQYTRPQVRLEADGSRRLVWPDATLWRPLHPAPAVGVGDDTTEGTRLWLLSGFEPARAWQAFVAELIDAALREDITGIVALGSMMSDVPHTRPISVFAGSENDALRAALDLEKPTYEGPAGILTVLATAAEAAGIPCAALWASVPHYVAGHTPSPKATLALLDRLTELTGAVVPRGELPAESLAWEASIDAAASDDEEMTDYIHQLEQTRDTWDSPEASGDAIAQEFERYLRRGGDGPRGFGHGPGPGSEGPRRS